A genomic stretch from Anoplolepis gracilipes chromosome 16, ASM4749672v1, whole genome shotgun sequence includes:
- the LOC140674853 gene encoding uncharacterized protein isoform X3: MELPRLEKESDLTNAPFGAITDRHCSEEFMNRDHSSEYNANIENKMTELFDFFNSGNVPSTNLPDKLANRKVESSLEHSSLENKLIKTSVPIQLKKHCSKSSINPSKNDKIVEKQYKQVKEQKGETASSSSKIKSLDSQIQERNYESRSNDILCERNVNVLDDTISNLKTCLKTGTNNITNENQSASVLNVQTSRVDSELLSQQTHTPTNIIVKRDIQENLFRDGNVKTELTDLQKDSLSVEIDFKTADKKRTRSESSEESVMKKRKEKKKASPDKLLDENLVSDTKIFDGEIFSEDNRIHNNNESEKQMYWEKTTDYMTKEREVYKCIRQRRKLKRQNKSIRKKYRNLFGGCFSKSESDEDRKIILERLEKRKLQSVSNNSKIYDTFHDLTTEEEMEDERDEISTYKHNMSVNNSQEDTESVISIKVESVNSNDSTICIENDMLHDLTTDEEQDEKINFNKDETSIRKRNVSVCISQETIESAISAKIQRIENSSSIVDTKIVNKNDTSEDVEMKVINMPTKEENQENVENINLANENIKIPKDRRPNIILSTKKEDVHSTQENQENINLADEDVKILKDIKPNVVLSTKERNRQETQENVDLANLDIKIPKDIRPNIVLTKPISTMFPQDLMSNIKEKDECNVSHNVENKLLTNKESIAGNRITECGLITSLKLEEDLPKKKDVVNEALSSPITNVSSKRSDTSDDNSSTDDDNMSDIEVEIKIKPKSKSRISRKFSLKAPLSAVNTCIKNLNTLKKNPDFLGELFQMNLKTSSETSKHGHTVRSEENEAKNTSEKSSDNNEDVTAETALKTQEVICNSSHTIKDNANYSSKQQRQQNFQDDQIFDRDENATQNHQEEKNKNVQSAEQKKRQLTSETDSESAKSARDASDLETQLSKSFFNEKEKTAGEQQQNSQDIILNEGAMDHEQKEKNTERVQSVEGKEMRMAVENNVESAKSACEMPDLQKQLPKTSSETLVAKHTSEVRVQTDTEFGFPLSCRPVNLSKNLDASITSSNTHSVPSASSTHGPSPSYSSTSKPAYQSPMMNVPAKNIPSSFNDDIKLVQNGVVNICWNFSLCRNIVRESIFNDEKMYEMKMSIIRIYQDLNTLKMMLRGIKDEYIVDYINQQKLLSPLISLEELNHYMILYQNYISIVKYAPLFCDPRYSNMLQFSNINNKSVPRTSVQNVHAQPPLLGNVPGTSLPGTTSRMQHLGTQSSTMPHPRPNINRQSSKNTGNPSRLRQPVPIRPKVSFTGTSTSNPISSPVINAQSVGNANSIQDQHMLNTNMLNINNQQYFINLANGSYMSLTSSGSNINNIRTYPPAQPMKTNVSSTTDKRYFNNELKSTTVSSSAARFANMQQQTSCNQTSHSQVPLHVNSAVPHFPTDQNVNEMDKILYQITQQSKGCTNVNALRNGTNVTRNIGPGNQFVNPQTLPVPAERMCHFQQCNKNVPTSFTSQSARAHVQNISSNSSQQQQRPHYTLPISTSVNLISSSSNSVSQNAQPSVPNKRPGMPETQTRDYVPNKTPFTKPQQDVRQGTSRMHNVCVNAYECIYNVSQKSSGISSKAPVSQEPRVSQNATFNAALPKNKIILTSSKTTPVPSNEIVSHYFNLNILTELQKFILKDQLKYYLEHCLFKQQDSEKFHFEKKILVSFYESLRNYTDKIINKNYIEKKLQNDTSGKTATVPSQQSEIKSSHNKIQSNKNNNSIYDNVQEKQSLEKNTYPNALINSKSTTVTSDSSIETQNKESRLQTSLTPQSTITKELYPKLKNLLQQNVNTPKMRFKKSMSSAMNKQFENINTSVARHSNIPEENPIAKTSYRISVTKEQDDTKIARSVAEISHDKRTSESCSPLAQDTSSSLRTALSYKIKGCSKVTKDDAKEISKISNFAISNITENNTIIHSSFNTETQEHIKYKETVKSPDVHKKRLSKSCSSPAQNKKLSLLQDDEMKDDNVEGSDNAEMTNICKIFNVAVLNSNRGNEKAASQVPCNTEVQDKELYHNEIAMCDLTNNKTSDKNSQDGTRDNVKKKTTESKSNVTEAQSDTSCILRTSTPFVPDNTSELLYPTNRSKFAETSQIGTLLELFLNLKQKNYMNEQINDSKKMCESYESSGHLHIDESAKKLNLDSQEEQRDKATFSEKDKPNMSQDLCFNETLCKSEIILPFTENYELEMEETNIQNQNEKLKQEKIQAEETLQSEILEDTLNTRTSNPVQSIDTIEDVKEKQVQMDTHSGVKAINELLRHMSEHKCYGKRRTSSCNSTMKSNVTNKNVNEASIDKNDILNVNDVSPTKSKDDNENSTVLNILDVRTISPSLFEEIDNSNALSQDDLMLLNEKEKSSIVNDNLEAPNSVSLIEIKVEELSDLNDNPKVLDSASLNEVKKENSLNVNDNPEGFDLTLLNEKKEEQSSDVNDNLDVFNLSLNEMNIEKSFDTDNPDNYNFVWLNEMKMEELLEDHPEIPDSMSLNETKEKKSSVVGDNEVHNSALLNEIKEEKSSDDMNDNSEDLDEMENRPCLRCKCKSMVYCQACLEAPYCSKRCSDLHWKAVHYKQCKKRYKSIICINL; encoded by the exons ATG GAACTTCCACGTCTCGAGAAAGAATCAGATCTCACAAATGCACCCTTCGGAGCGATCACGGATCGCCACTGTTCTGAGGAGTTTATGAATCGCGATCATTCATCGGAATACAATgctaatatcgaaaataagaTGACGGAATTATTCGACTTTTTCAATTCGGGCAACGTCCCCTCTACGAATCTCCCGGACAAACTTGCGAACAG AAAGGTAGAATCATCGTTGGAACATTCGTCgttggaaaataaattaatcaagacAAGTGTGCCAATTCAATTGAAGAAACATTGTTCTAAAAGCAGTATTAACCcttcaaaaaatgataaaattgttgaaaaacaATACAAACAAGTAAAAGAGCAAAAAGGAGAAACAGCGTCCTCttcatcaaaaattaaatcgttAGACTCGCAAATACAAGAACGTAACTATGAATCTAGaagtaatgatattttatgtgAACGTAATGTTAATGTATTAGATGatacaatttctaatttaaaaacttgctTGAAAACGGGAACTAACAATATCACGAATGAAAATCAAAGTGCATCTGTCTTGAACGTACAGACTTCTCGTGTCGATTCTGAATTATTATCTCAGCAAACACACACGCCtactaatataattgtaaaaagagaCATACAGGAAAACTTGTTTAGAGACGGAAATGTAAAAACGGAGCTTACAGATTTGCAGAAAGATAGTCTTTCTGTCGAAATCGATTTTAAAACAGCAGATAAGAAAAGAACACGTTCCGAATCTTCGGAAGAAAGTGtgatgaaaaaaaggaaagaaaagaaaaaagcatcACCTGATAAGTTACTCGACGAAAATTTGGTAAGTGATACCAAGATATTCGATGGTGAAATATTTTCCGAGGATAATcgaattcataataataatgagagtGAAAAGCAAATGTATTGGGAGAAGACTACAGATTATATGACGAAGGAAAGAgaagtatataaatgtataagacaaagaagaaaattaaaaagacagAATAAAAgcatacgaaaaaaatatcgcaatTTATTCGGAGGTTGTTTTAGCAAAAGCGAGAGTGACGAAGatcgcaaaattatattggaaCGTCTAGAGAAAAGAAAGCTGCAATCTGtttcaaataattctaaaatatacgACACATTTCACGATCTCACGACCGAAGAAGAAATGGAAGATGAAAGAGATGAAATATCAACATATAAACACAATATGTCGGTTAATAATTCGCAAGAAGATACAGAAAGCGTAATCTCGATAAAAGTAGAATCCGTCAATTCAAATGATTCCACCATATGCATTGAAAACGACATGTTGCATGATTTGACTACGGACGAAGAgcaagatgaaaaaataaattttaacaaagatgAAACATCGATACGTAAACGTAATGTGTCAGTTTGTATTTCACAGGAGACTATAGAGAGCGCAATCTCGGCGAAAATACAGCGGATAGAAAATTCTTCATCAATTGTCGATACAAAAATCGTTAACAAAAATGATACAAGCGAAGATGTGGAAATGAAAGTAATCAATATGCCTACCAAAGAAGAAAATCaagaaaatgttgaaaatattaatttagccaacgagaatataaaaataccaaAGGATAGAAGaccaaatataatattatcaacgaAGAAAGAAGATGTACATAGCACGCAagaaaatcaagaaaatattaatttagctGACGAGGATGTGAAAATACTGAAAGATATAAAACCAAACGTAGTATTATCcacgaaagaaagaaataggcAAGAAACTCAAGAAAACGTGGATTTAGccaatttagatataaaaataccaaAAGATATAAGACCAAATATAGTATTGACGAAGCCAATATCAACCATGTTTCCGCAAGACTTAATGTctaatattaaagagaaagatgaGTGTAATGTATCGCacaatgttgaaaataaattattaacgaatAAAGAAAGCATTGCAGGAAATAGAATAACTGAGTGTGGTTTGATAACGTCATTAAAATTGGAGGAAGATTTaccgaaaaagaaagatgtcGTTAACGAAGCTCTCTCCTCGCCAATAACAAACGTGTCTTCAAAAAGATCAGATACCAGTGATGATAATTCATCAACAGATGATGATAATATGAGCGATATTgaagtagaaataaaaataaaacccaAATCGAAAtctcgaatatctcgaaaattttCGCTGAAAGCACCTCTGTCTGCAGTCAACACGTGCATCAAGAATctgaatacattaaaaaagaatccAGACTTTCTTGGCGAACTCTTTCAgatgaatttaaaaacatcTTCCGAAACCTCTAAGCACGGGCACACAGTCAGAAGCGAAGAAAATGAAGCGAAAAATACGTCGGAAAAATCATCGGACAATAATGAAGATGTTACTGCTGAAACAGCATTAAAAACTCAGGAAGTTATATGCAATTCTAGTCATACTATCAAAGATAATGCAAATTATTCTTCAAAACAACAGCgacaacaaaattttcaagatgACCAAATTTTTGATAGAGATGAAAATGCAACGCAAAATCATcaagaagaaaagaataaaaacgtACAATCTGCCGAACAGAAAAAGAGGCAGCTGACAAGTGAAACTGATTCTGAATCGGCTAAATCTGCGCGCGATGCGTCTGATTTAGAAACACAATTATCAAAGAGTTTCttcaatgagaaagaaaagacaGCGGGCGAGCAACAACAAAATTCTCaggatataattttgaacGAGGGTGCGATGGACCATGagcagaaagaaaaaaatacagaacGCGTACAGTCTGTCGAAGGGAAAGAAATGCGAATGGCAGTTGAAAACAATGTTGAATCAGCTAAATCTGCGTGCGAGATGCCTGATTTGCAAAAACAATTACCAAAGACTTCCTCGGAAACTTTGGTTGCCAAGCACACCAGTGAGGTAAGAGTTCAAACAGACACGGAGTTTGGATTCCCGTTGAGTTGTAGGCCTGTGAATTTGTCGAAAAATCTTGATGCATCGATTACATCAAGCAATACACATTCAGTTCCTTCTGCGTCATCGACACACGGACCATCGCCATCGTACAGTTCCACTTCCAAACCTGCGTATCAGTCTCCAATGATGAATGTGCCGGCTAAGAATATTCCTTCGAGCTTTAACGACGATATAAAACTGGTGCAAAACGGAGTAGTAAACATTTGCTGGAACTTCTCATTGTGCCGCAATATTGTTCGAGAATCCATATTCAATGATGAAAAGATGTATGAAATGAAAATGAGTATAATTCGGATATATCAAGATTTAAATACTTTGAAGATGATGTTGCGTGGGATAAAGGATGAATATATTGTAGATTACATAAAtcagcaaaaattattaagtccACTGATATCACTCGAAGAATTAAACCactatatgattttatatcaaaactaTATATCGATTGTTAAATATGCTCCACTGTTTTGCGATCCGAGATATTCTAACATGCTGCAATTTTCGAACATCAATAACAAGTCAGTTCCACGTACATCAGTACAGAATGTTCACGCACAACCACCACTTTTGGGAAATGTTCCAGGCACGTCGCTCCCAGGTACCACTTCCAGGATGCAACATCTCGGAACGCAATCCTCAACAATGCCACACCCGAGACCAAATATTAATCGACAATCTTCGAAAAATACAGGGAATCCTTCGCGTTTAAGACAACCTGTACCGATTCGTCCGAAGGTTTCATTTACAGGCACATCAACGTCAAATCCAATTTCGAGTCCAGTGATTAATGCTCAATCTGTAGGAAACGCGAATTCTATACAAGACCAGCATATGCTGAATACGAAcatgttgaatattaataatcaacaGTATTTCATAAATCTAGCTAACGGTTCTTATATGTCGTTGACTTCATCAGGgtcgaatattaataatatacgcaCATATCCGCCCGCACAGCCAATGAAGACAAACGTCTCTTCTACAACTGACAAAAGGTATTTTAATAACGAACTGAAATCTACGACAGTCAGTAGTTCGGCCGCAAGATTTGCTAATATGCAACAACAGACATCGTGCAATCAGACTTCGCACTCCCAGGTACCGCTTCACGTAAACTCAGCAGTACCTCATTTTCCGACGGATCAAAACGTTAATGAAATGGATAAGATTCTATACCAGATCACTCAACAATCTAAAGGTTGTACAAATGTTAACGCTCTGAGAAATGGCACTAATGTAACGAGAAATATTGGACCAGGGAATCAATTTGTTAATCCGCAGACCCTGCCAGTACCTGCAGAGAGAATGTGCCACTTCCAGCAGTGTAATAAGAACGTGCCGACTAGTTTTACGTCGCAATCTGCACGCGCACATGTTCAGAATATTTCATCAAACTCGAGTCAGCAGCAACAACGCCCACATTACACGTTACCCATAAGTACATCTGTAAATTTGATAAGTTCGTCAAGTAATAGTGTCTCGCAGAATGCGCAGCCATCCGTACCGAACAAGAGACCAGGGATGCCGGAGACACAAACTAGAGATTACGTGCCAAATAAAACACCCTTCACGAAACCGCAACAAGATGTACGTCAAGGAACTTCGCGCATGCATAACGTATGCGTAAATGCGTACGAATGCATATATAACGTATCGCAAAAATCGTCCGGCATCTCTTCGAAGGCTCCCGTGTCACAGGAACCACGTGTCTCACAAAATGCGACGTTTAACGCAGCTTtgccaaaaaataaaataatattaacatcaTCGAAAACTACGCCAGTGCCATCAAACGAAATTGTGAGCCATTACTTTAACCTGAACATTCTGACAGaacttcaaaaatttatattgaaagatcagttaaaatattacttggAGCACTGTTTATTTAAACAGCAGGATTCTGAAAAATTCcactttgaaaaaaagatattagtcTCCTTTTATGAATCTTTACGTAATTACACAgacaagataataaataaaaattatatcgaaaaaaagttacaaaatgaTACATCAGGAAAAACAGCGACAGTACCAAGTCAACAATCGGAAATCAAATCATCTCACAACAAAATtcaatctaataaaaataataattcaatctaTGATAATGTGCAAGAGAAACAATctctagaaaaaaatacttatccGAACGCTTTAATAAACTCAAAATCCACGACGGTAACAAGTGATTCATCGATAGAGACACAAAATAAAGAGTCACGTCTTCAAACGTCACTTACGCCACAATCCACAATAACTAAGGAACTATATCCGAAACTCAAAAATTTGCTACagcaaaatgtaaatacaCCAAAGATGCGATTCAAGAAAAGTATGTCTTCAGCTATGAAcaaacaatttgaaaatataaacacatCGGTAGCAAGACATTCAAACATTCCGGAAGAAAATCCAATAGCGAAAACGTCGTACAGAATCTCGGTAACAAAAGAGCAAGATGACACAAAAATTGCAAGATCTGTAGCGGAAATCTCTCACGATAAGCGGACATCAGAATCATGTTCTCCTCTCGCACAAGATACATCGAGTTCTTTACGAACTGCgttaagttataaaataaaaggctGTTCAAAGGTGACAAAAGATGACGCTaaagaaatatctaaaatttcgaattttgcaataagtaatattacagaaaataatacaataatacattCTTCATTCAATACAGAAACGCaagaacatataaaatataaggaaaCTGTAAAATCTCCAGATGTGCATAAAAAACGGCTGTCAAAATCGTGTTCTTCTCCtgcacaaaataaaaaattgagtttGTTACAAGATGATGAAATGAAAGACGATAACGTCGAAGGATCTGATAACGCGGAAATGACGAacatatgcaaaatttttaacgttGCAGTATTAAATAGCAATAGAGGAAATGAAAAAGCGGCCTCACAAGTTCCTTGTAATACAGAGGTTCAAGATAAAGAATTGTATCATAATGAAATCGCAATGTGTGATCTCACAAACAATAAAACATCTGACAAAAATTCACAAGATGGAACGCGcgataatgtcaaaaaaaagaCCACAGAATCCAAATCGAATGTCACAGAAGCACAGTCTGATACGTCATGTATACTACGAACTTCTACACCGTTTGTACCAGATAACACGTCAGAATTATTATATCCGACAAATAGAAGCAAATTTGCAGAAACATCGCAAATAGGtacattattagaattattcttaaatttgaaacaaaaaaattatatgaacgAACAGATTAATGactctaaaaaaatgtgcGAGAGCTACGAAAGTTCAGGACATTTACATATCGACGAAAGtgcgaaaaaattgaatttagaTTCGCAAGAAGAGCAACGTGATAAGGCAACGTTTTCTGAAAAAGATAAACCGAATATGTCGCAGgatttatgttttaatgaaACCTTGTGCAaatctgaaataatattacCATTCACAGAAAATTACGAATTAGAAATGGAGGAAACAAATATTCAGAACCAGAATGAGAAGTTAAAACAAGAGAAGATACAAGCCGAGGAAACATTGCAGTCTGAAATTTTAGAGGATACATTGAATACGAGAACGTCAAACCCGGTGCAATCAATCGACACCATTGAAGATGTAAAGGAAAAGCAAGTACAAATGGATACTCATAGCGGCGTTAAAGCGATTAATGAACTGCTCAGACATATGTCCGAGCATAAATGTTATGGAAAACGGAGAACCTCTTCGTGTAATTCTACAATGAAAAGCAACgtcacaaataaaaatgtaaatgaagCCAGTATcgacaaaaatgatattttgaaCGTCAATGATGTCAGTCCCACGAAAAGCAAAGATGATAATGAAAACTCTACTGTATTGAATATTCTGGACGTCAGGACCATATCGCCGTCGTTGTTTGAAGAAATAGACAATTCCAATGCGCTCTCTCAAGATGATCTTATGTTGTtgaatgaaaaggaaaaatcgtcGATTGTAAATGACAATCTGGAAGCCCCTAACTCTGTATCGTTGATTGAGATTAAAGTAGAAGAATTATCCGACCTGAATGACAATCCGAAAGTCCTTGATTCTGCGTCATTGAATGAggtgaagaaagaaaattcattaaatgttAACGATAATCCGGAAGGTTTTGATTTGACATTGTTGAatgagaagaaagaagaacaGTCATCAGATGTGAACGATAATCTGGATGTCTTCAATTTGTCGTTAAATGAGATGAATATAGAAAAATCGTTTGACACAGATAATCcggataattataattttgtgtggTTGAATGAGATGAAGATGGAAGAGTTGTTGGAAGACCATCCCGAAATTCCTGATTCCATGTCATTGAATGAaacgaaggaaaaaaaatcatcggtCGTGGGCGACAATGAAGTTCATAATTCCGCGTTATTGAATGAGATAAAGGAAGAGAAATCGTCGGACGACATGAACGACAATTCGGAAGACCTAGATGAGATGGAAAACAGGCCGTGTTTACGTTGTAAATGCAAAAGCATGGTATATTGTCAGGCCTGTTTAGAGGCTCCTTATTGTTCCAAACGTTGCTCGGATTTGCATTGGAAAGCAGTTCATTACAAACAATGTAAGAAACGTTACAAGTCAATTATctgtatcaatttataa